In Anopheles bellator chromosome 2, idAnoBellAS_SP24_06.2, whole genome shotgun sequence, the genomic stretch caaacgaaccggaacagcGTCTCGATCTTCTAGGGTCTCGTACGTTGCCAAACGTATCCGTCCCATCATGTTTTGCTATCGGTGGAGACTCCGGTAAATGGAATGCTTAATTCGAATTCAAATCAATACAATGACAACTTACGACATAAGTATGCTTTCCCCAGCCCAGGAGAAGCACATCTTCCGGTTTCAGGGACAGCTGTTCACTTATTCCCTCAGTTCCGCTTTGGCCGAGTAACCTTACTATGGGACTCACCGTCCATTCCGGAGTCACTTTGCTCATAGTAAACCTGCAGAAGTTACTCTTTTTTGCAATCTCATCGAGGGTTTTCTTCGTACTTCCCGGCAGCTGACGAGCTTCTTTGGCCCGCACTACTATGGCGTACGCCCTAAAATCTTGTTTCCGGACACCATCGGGTACCGCGAGGTCGTGTTTCGCGCAAAGCAACGAGCTAACGTTTTGGAGCTCGTACCCAAACCGGACGTCCGGTTTGTCACTTCCGAAGCGTTCCATCGCTTCGGCAAGAGTCACCCGTGGGAAGGGCCCAACCAGTGGTTGTTCTTCGAAGGGCCACGATTTCTGCAGTACGGCTTCGACCAACGCCATCACTTTCTCCCGATCGGTGAAGGAAAGTTCTATGTCGAGCTGGGTGAACTCGGGCTGCCGATCGGGCCGCGTTGATTCGTCTCGGTAGCAGCGGGCGATCTGAAAGTACCGATCGATGGCACCAACCATCAGCAGCTGCTTGAACTGCTGCGGGCTCTGGACGAGGGAATAGAAGTGTCCCGGTTTACGCGAAGGCACCACAAACTCTTGCGCTCCCTTTAGGTGGAAGACAGAAAATAGCATACTTTAACAACGTTTGGTGGATTTCGACGTTAGGGATGCTCACTTACCCCGGGAGTTCTCCGGAACAGGGTGGGTGTTTCAACCTCCACGAAGCCAAAGTCATTGATCATACATTCGCGCATTTTCATGATGACCCGCGACCGCAAGCGAAGATTGTACTGCAAATCTCGATTCCGCAAATCGATGTATCGATATTCCAGCCGCAGGTTTTCCTTGGCGCGGTTGTAGTCCTTGACGTTGATTGGCAGACGCTTTTTGGACTCATTCAGTATGTCTAAGCACTCCACGTGCACCTCGATCTCTCCCGTCGGAACGGCGCGATTTTGTTGACCTTCTGGGCGCAACCGTACCGTTCCTTTCACCTGCAGAATCGACTCGAAAGGCAACCCGTCCAAGTGGAAACGGTGGCAATCCTTTTCGGGGATAAGCGCTTGTACGGTTCCGTATCCATCGCGCAGggtgaaaaatttattcatccgCGAGTACTCGAGCCATCCGCAGAGGGTGACGCTTTGGCCCACGTTGGCCGGCCGCAGTTCGCCGCATGTGTGTGACCGGATCGTAAACTCATTAGTCGACGGTCCACCGGGTATATGTTGACTTTCGATTGCCACCCTACTGGCTTGGGTTTCTCGTAGTTGATCAGAACATGCCGTTGTTTTTACTCCGCAACGAGGAGAATACCCGTTCAACTCTCCATTTTGGAAGCACCTCGATTGTCGATTGCACAGCTATCGCGGGGAATGATAACTAGTCATTAGATAAAGATTTGGAAGTGCATTAGTGCATGATAATGATGCAATATTTTGTACCGAAAAGAAGTACCGTTGCAAAGATATCTTATCGAATGCTTCATTTCTTCCGAGTGTCGTTCGTCCATTCACAGCCGTAGAACGAAGCGCACAGTTAAATAAAGCAACACTATTAACTCTGAACATTTTGCCACGAGCTTTGTCAACAGAACTAATTGTATAAAACCTTCCGATATTTCGATTTTGGCCGTACGATTGAAAAAACcggcttttgtttttgttattaacCGCTTGAGTGAGCAGGATCGTTCTCCGGTAACTGACAGTATTTCTCACTTTGTAACGCTCACTGCTAAAACCGACATTTCACTTCGCAAGGAGTGAACAAAATTACTCACTATTTTGTTTCGATCCGCCgtttttaaaatcaaatcttCACTGGATTTGCTTTAGCCTTTAAAATTACGATAATAATGTccgaataataataataattctcCGAACCACGGTGATTACAAACGCTTATGGTGGCTTTATATTGAGACGCTCCTACCGCTCCGGATATCAGAACTCCAGTTTTAGACCGGTAAACAGATAATCAGCACTTCAGATAATAGATCATAGAATCTTCTGTTTATTCGTTAAATACTAAATCCAGTCTTCCAAATAAAGAAGACTCCGTACGAACCACTTCAGACGACAGTGTAAAATAAAAGGTTCCGTTGTGAACACCCCAGTAAACGTATATCCACACGACCCAGGATGTTTCGTTTGCCATCGCGCCATTGAATAAAAAGCACGCTTGTACCGTTGTCCCTCATAGTCTAAACATCGTCGGCAGTAGGAAGCCAGAACGCCATATTCGTGCAGGCCGACGCAAGCATCATGAACTTCGGATTGAACTGCACACACtgcaccgggccgggatgGTCACCATTGAGGACACAGATCTTGTAGCCCGTGTCCGCGTTCCAGACGTGCACTCGCCCGTCTGTGCTGCCGGAGAAGATAAACTGCGAATCCGGACTGAACGAGGCCTCGATCGGGATGCCTTTGTTGTTGAGGTGCCCTGTGCGATACGAAGCAGAATGTAGAAATGCATATTTACCACGACGGACGCGCATCTTTTCACTTACCCGTGAACGTTTGAAGGGGCGTACCGTGAAACGCGTCGATTAACCGAATGATAGACCCGTTCGTGCTGATGAGGATCGTTTTACCGTCGCGCGAAAACTTCAACCCCGTCCAGTCGCATTCCTTCTCCTGGTTTAGCTTGAACGTGACGAAAGGTCCCTTGTCGAACGATCGCAAATCGTACAGCTTGATGCTTTCCGAGTTGACACCGGCCGCAAAAATTAGACCCTCCGGATCGTACGCTGCCACCGGTCGCCCGTTTAACTGCATCACTCCCTGGCAGTTCGGAGACCGTAGGTCCCATAATCGGAGCGTCTTGTCGAGAGATCCGGATAAAAAGGTGTCCTCCACGGGCGAGATGTTCAACGAGATCACCTTCTTC encodes the following:
- the LOC131207939 gene encoding aspartate--tRNA ligase, mitochondrial; this translates as MFRLCNRQSRCFQNGELNGYSPRCGVKTTACSDQLRETQASRVAIESQHIPGGPSTNEFTIRSHTCGELRPANVGQSVTLCGWLEYSRMNKFFTLRDGYGTVQALIPEKDCHRFHLDGLPFESILQVKGTVRLRPEGQQNRAVPTGEIEVHVECLDILNESKKRLPINVKDYNRAKENLRLEYRYIDLRNRDLQYNLRLRSRVIMKMRECMINDFGFVEVETPTLFRRTPGGAQEFVVPSRKPGHFYSLVQSPQQFKQLLMVGAIDRYFQIARCYRDESTRPDRQPEFTQLDIELSFTDREKVMALVEAVLQKSWPFEEQPLVGPFPRVTLAEAMERFGSDKPDVRFGYELQNVSSLLCAKHDLAVPDGVRKQDFRAYAIVVRAKEARQLPGSTKKTLDEIAKKSNFCRFTMSKVTPEWTVSPIVRLLGQSGTEGISEQLSLKPEDVLLLGWGKHTYVQNMMGRIRLATYETLEDRDAVPVRLPLSRNFLWVVDFPMFSENEETGTIESTHHPFTAPHPDDAEKLATGTTAHDELLNIRSLAYDLVWNGVEIGGGSIRIHRSDLQRRVLRDVLNIEHTHLEHLLNALESGCPPHGGFAIGLDRYMSLLCNAATIREVIAFPKSLDGKDPLSKAPVPISEEEKRIYHIKVVE
- the LOC131210089 gene encoding WD repeat-containing protein 82, which gives rise to MKLIDSVVRSFKVAKVFRENTDKINAIDFSANGEMLISCSEDDQIVLYDCEKGTQIRTVNSKKYGVDLIHFTHANNTAIHSSTKVDDTIRYLSLHDNKYLRYFPGHTKKVISLNISPVEDTFLSGSLDKTLRLWDLRSPNCQGVMQLNGRPVAAYDPEGLIFAAGVNSESIKLYDLRSFDKGPFVTFKLNQEKECDWTGLKFSRDGKTILISTNGSIIRLIDAFHGTPLQTFTGHLNNKGIPIEASFSPDSQFIFSGSTDGRVHVWNADTGYKICVLNGDHPGPVQCVQFNPKFMMLASACTNMAFWLPTADDV